In a single window of the Micromonospora inositola genome:
- a CDS encoding serine/threonine-protein kinase, translating into MRTLGGRYELEQRVGIGGMSEVWRAHDLVLDRTVAVKLISPSLDDEATSVERIRLEARSAARLVHPNVASVHDFGTATIMPGREAPYIVMELAEGETLAAHLREGPLDWRIAVRVCAEVSAALAAAHAHDIVHRDVKPANVILTPSGVKVLDFGIATSAGATDHTPENIVVGTPAYLAPEQLDRQPATPAADMYALGVLLYYCLTGRLPYAASSTTQLLGARKRQAPEPLPDIKGLPAEVADLCRRCLADDPAQRPSSLMAALLLAEVVDARVYVPMLTATPRQRTAPLSPWTDRAAAEATEAMAVDRQPTEWAS; encoded by the coding sequence ATGAGGACGCTGGGCGGGCGGTACGAGCTCGAACAGCGCGTCGGCATCGGCGGGATGTCGGAGGTCTGGCGGGCCCACGACCTCGTGCTGGACCGGACGGTCGCGGTGAAGCTGATCTCGCCCAGCCTGGACGACGAGGCGACGTCGGTGGAGCGGATCCGGCTCGAGGCCCGGTCGGCCGCCCGGCTGGTGCACCCGAACGTGGCCAGCGTGCACGACTTCGGCACCGCCACGATCATGCCCGGCCGGGAGGCGCCCTACATCGTGATGGAACTGGCCGAGGGGGAGACGCTCGCCGCCCATCTGCGGGAGGGCCCGTTGGACTGGCGGATCGCCGTCCGGGTCTGCGCCGAGGTGAGCGCCGCGCTGGCCGCGGCGCACGCGCACGACATCGTGCACCGCGACGTGAAGCCGGCCAACGTGATCCTCACGCCGTCGGGCGTGAAGGTCCTCGACTTCGGCATCGCCACCTCGGCCGGCGCGACGGACCACACCCCGGAGAACATCGTGGTGGGCACCCCCGCCTACCTGGCCCCGGAGCAGCTGGACCGGCAGCCGGCCACCCCCGCCGCGGACATGTACGCCCTCGGCGTGCTGCTCTACTACTGCCTGACCGGCCGCCTGCCGTACGCCGCCAGCAGCACCACCCAACTGCTAGGCGCGCGGAAGCGGCAGGCGCCGGAGCCGCTGCCCGACATCAAGGGGCTGCCGGCGGAGGTCGCCGACCTGTGCCGGCGCTGCCTGGCCGACGACCCGGCCCAGCGCCCCAGCAGCCTGATGGCCGCGCTGCTGCTCGCCGAGGTGGTGGACGCCCGGGTCTACGTGCCGATGCTGACAGCGACGCCCCGGCAGCGGACCGCGCCGCTGTCCCCGTGGACCGACCGGGCGGCCGCCGAGGCCACCGAGGCGATGGCCGTCGACCGGCAGCCCACGGAGTGGGCCAGCTGA
- a CDS encoding OsmC family protein, with protein MPDPSSWLHEATATAAGGHVRTDDGGLSTALASPLAAHCTGLRPEQLLAAAFASCLHHAAVEAAGKITDEAHTVQVTAEAKLGRDNDGRYRADVHAEISSAGLTREQLADLVAYADRLWPFSSGDNSRHRLTVTPAENGRH; from the coding sequence ATGCCGGATCCGAGTTCCTGGCTGCACGAGGCCACCGCGACCGCCGCGGGCGGTCACGTACGCACCGACGACGGCGGCCTCTCCACCGCCCTGGCGTCGCCGCTGGCGGCGCACTGCACCGGATTGAGGCCCGAGCAACTGCTCGCCGCAGCGTTCGCGTCCTGCCTGCACCACGCGGCGGTGGAGGCGGCCGGCAAGATCACCGACGAGGCGCACACGGTCCAGGTGACCGCGGAGGCCAAACTGGGCCGCGACAACGACGGCCGGTACCGGGCCGACGTGCATGCCGAGATCTCCTCGGCCGGGCTGACCCGGGAGCAGCTGGCCGACCTGGTCGCCTACGCCGACCGGCTCTGGCCGTTCTCCAGCGGCGACAACAGCCGGCACCGGCTCACCGTGACGCCGGCGGAGAACGGCCGGCACTGA